Proteins encoded together in one Kutzneria kofuensis window:
- a CDS encoding ABC transporter family substrate-binding protein: MNRKLLGALAVAALLVTACGGGNSGGNGLKPNESITGKNDINAQPADKIKQGGILQWPIDQLSDNWNPAQTDGSTQTGTWMINAMLPWLFTAQQDNTLALNKDYLTSADLVSSSPEVVEYKISPKAKWSNGRAISWEDFQSNWQACNGKKSDYQCNSTTGLENIEKVERGSDDQDVKVTFAKPFGEWQSLFSPLTPKELNATADEFNKGWEDEPKITAGPFKVGKIDLTAKTVSLVPDPNWWGAKPHLDQILFKVVSRNALPDALASGAVDFYRIGSSVDLYQRAKTISGVTIRQSTESQYNLLDFNGADGTPLHDQATRVAVEQAVDTKSIAKALLGPMSSDPTPLGNHFFVKGTKYYKDNSAPIKFDPEAAKKKLDELGYKQSGDFRAKDGKELDLNFVIDSGNPISTAISGLVQAQLKTVGINAKINSVPAAELFKNYVRRGAFDLVAYGLSAPPQPISANAPTFYYTPGNNQSNYAAIGNDTINKLLDQAGSELDENKRIDLIQQADTEIWKEGHILPTYQVPGAYAVRNTLANFGAFGFAQYPFDYVDMGFLK, translated from the coding sequence ATGAACCGAAAGCTTCTGGGGGCGCTGGCCGTGGCGGCGCTGCTCGTCACGGCCTGCGGCGGAGGAAACTCCGGCGGCAACGGGCTGAAGCCCAACGAGTCCATCACGGGTAAGAACGACATCAACGCCCAGCCGGCGGACAAGATCAAGCAGGGCGGCATCCTGCAGTGGCCGATCGACCAGCTGTCGGACAACTGGAACCCGGCCCAGACCGACGGGTCGACCCAGACCGGCACGTGGATGATCAACGCCATGCTGCCGTGGCTGTTCACCGCGCAGCAGGACAACACGCTGGCGCTGAACAAGGACTACCTCACCTCGGCCGACCTGGTGTCGTCCAGCCCCGAGGTGGTCGAATACAAGATCAGCCCGAAGGCGAAGTGGTCCAACGGCCGCGCCATCAGCTGGGAGGACTTCCAGTCCAACTGGCAGGCGTGCAACGGCAAGAAGTCCGACTACCAGTGCAACAGCACGACCGGCCTGGAGAACATCGAGAAGGTCGAGCGCGGCAGCGACGACCAGGACGTGAAGGTCACGTTCGCCAAGCCGTTCGGTGAGTGGCAGAGCCTGTTCTCCCCACTGACTCCCAAGGAGCTCAACGCCACGGCGGACGAGTTCAACAAGGGCTGGGAGGACGAGCCGAAGATCACCGCCGGCCCGTTCAAGGTCGGCAAGATCGACCTGACCGCCAAGACGGTGTCGCTGGTGCCCGACCCGAACTGGTGGGGCGCCAAGCCGCACCTGGACCAGATCCTGTTCAAGGTGGTCAGCCGCAACGCGCTGCCGGACGCGCTGGCCAGCGGCGCGGTCGACTTCTACCGGATCGGCTCCAGCGTGGACCTGTACCAGCGGGCCAAGACGATCTCGGGCGTGACTATCCGGCAGTCCACCGAGTCCCAGTACAACCTGCTGGACTTCAACGGGGCCGACGGCACACCGCTGCACGACCAGGCCACCCGGGTGGCCGTGGAGCAGGCGGTGGACACCAAGAGCATCGCCAAGGCGCTGCTCGGCCCGATGAGCAGCGACCCGACGCCGCTGGGCAACCACTTCTTCGTCAAGGGCACCAAGTACTACAAGGACAACTCCGCGCCGATCAAGTTCGACCCGGAGGCGGCCAAGAAGAAGCTGGACGAGCTGGGCTACAAGCAGAGCGGCGACTTCCGGGCCAAGGACGGCAAGGAGCTCGACCTCAACTTCGTGATCGACTCCGGCAACCCGATCAGCACCGCGATCTCGGGTTTGGTGCAGGCCCAGCTGAAGACGGTCGGCATCAACGCGAAGATCAACTCGGTGCCGGCGGCGGAGCTGTTCAAGAACTACGTCCGCCGCGGCGCCTTCGACCTGGTGGCCTACGGCCTGTCCGCGCCGCCGCAGCCGATCTCGGCCAACGCGCCGACGTTCTACTACACGCCGGGCAACAACCAGTCGAACTACGCCGCGATCGGCAACGACACCATCAACAAGCTGCTCGACCAGGCCGGCTCCGAGCTGGACGAGAACAAGCGGATCGACCTGATCCAGCAGGCCGACACCGAGATCTGGAAGGAGGGGCACATCCTGCCCACCTACCAGGTCCCCGGCGCCTACGCGGTGCGCAACACGCTTGCCAACTTCGGCGCGTTCGGCTTCGCGCAGTACCCGTTCGACTACGTCGACATGGGTTTCCTCAAGTGA